One Leifsonia shinshuensis DNA window includes the following coding sequences:
- the pyrF gene encoding orotidine-5'-phosphate decarboxylase: protein MTGPTTVSFGDRLAAAFGAHGRLCVGVDPHAHLLADWGLDASAAGVRAFGLRVVEAAAGRAGIVKPQVAFFERYGSAGYAALEDVIRAARDAGLLVIADAKRGDIGTSVAAYAEAWLTPGSPLEADAMTIAAFQGVGSIAEPMRLAEATGKGLFVLAATSNPEAAVIQQAVVADGPRAGLTVARAIIEDVHSFNQEQPPHPFGTVGLVLGATVALGEYGIDTATQVAPAVPVLAPGFGHQGAQVSDVRRIFGSFAPGVIVSESRGLLTAGPDGLADAIARRAEEVRASHG, encoded by the coding sequence GTGACGGGGCCGACCACGGTGTCGTTCGGCGACCGCCTGGCCGCCGCGTTCGGAGCGCACGGCCGGCTGTGCGTCGGCGTCGACCCGCACGCGCACCTGCTGGCGGACTGGGGCCTGGACGCCTCGGCCGCCGGCGTGCGCGCGTTCGGCCTGCGCGTGGTGGAGGCCGCCGCGGGCCGGGCCGGGATCGTGAAACCGCAGGTGGCGTTCTTCGAGCGCTACGGGTCAGCGGGCTACGCCGCGCTGGAGGACGTCATCCGCGCCGCGCGCGACGCCGGCCTGCTGGTGATCGCCGACGCCAAGCGCGGCGACATCGGCACGAGCGTCGCGGCGTACGCCGAGGCGTGGCTGACCCCGGGCTCGCCGCTGGAGGCCGACGCGATGACGATCGCGGCCTTCCAGGGCGTCGGGTCCATCGCCGAGCCGATGCGCCTCGCGGAGGCGACCGGCAAGGGCCTGTTCGTGCTCGCCGCGACCTCCAACCCGGAGGCCGCGGTCATCCAGCAGGCGGTCGTCGCGGACGGGCCCCGTGCCGGCCTGACGGTCGCCCGTGCGATCATCGAAGACGTGCACTCGTTCAACCAGGAGCAGCCCCCGCATCCCTTCGGCACGGTCGGACTGGTGCTCGGCGCCACCGTCGCGCTGGGGGAGTACGGGATCGACACCGCGACCCAGGTCGCGCCGGCCGTGCCGGTGCTGGCACCGGGCTTCGGCCACCAGGGCGCGCAGGTCTCCGACGTCCGGCGGATCTTCGGGTCGTTCGCGCCCGGCGTGATCGTCAGCGAGTCCCGGGGGCTGCTGACCGCCGGCCCGGACGGGCTGGCCGACGCCATCGCCCGCCGCGCGGAGGAGGTGCGCGCCAGCCATGGCTGA
- a CDS encoding PH-like domain-containing protein → MDKLLPTIGILLVVIVVLALALVGWRRRMRRDAPAGGGYPEPATAAAATASSDVLYVATTKAGESLERLALPGLSYRGKGTVDVASDGVRLRVTGEQPVFIPAAALTGVGAATVTIDRVVERDGLLRLGWTTSGGAAADSYFRVVDPAGRGLLTAAVEDILPGGSTPLSTNESEV, encoded by the coding sequence GTGGATAAGCTCCTGCCGACCATCGGCATCCTCCTCGTCGTCATCGTCGTCCTCGCGCTCGCGCTGGTCGGCTGGCGCCGGCGGATGCGGCGTGACGCCCCGGCCGGCGGCGGCTACCCGGAGCCGGCGACCGCCGCGGCGGCGACCGCCTCCTCCGACGTGCTCTACGTCGCCACGACCAAGGCGGGCGAGTCCCTGGAGCGCCTGGCGCTGCCGGGGCTGTCCTACCGCGGCAAGGGCACGGTCGACGTCGCCTCCGACGGGGTCCGGCTCCGCGTGACGGGGGAGCAGCCGGTGTTCATCCCGGCGGCGGCGCTCACCGGCGTCGGCGCGGCGACGGTCACGATCGACCGGGTCGTGGAGCGGGACGGCCTGCTCCGGCTCGGCTGGACCACCAGCGGCGGCGCGGCCGCCGACAGCTACTTCCGGGTCGTGGACCCGGCCGGGCGCGGCCTCCTGACCGCGGCCGTGGAAGACATCCTCCCGGGCGGTTCGACGCCCCTCAGTACGAATGAAAGCGAGGTGTGA
- the efp gene encoding elongation factor P — MASTADIKNGIVLNIDGQLWSVIEFQHVKPGKGGAFVRTKLKNVTTGKTVDRTYNAGAKIEITNVDRRDYQYLYQDGADFVFMDTSDYDQITIPGPIVGDSANFMLENQNVTVALHEGSPLYVELPASVVLEITYTEPGLQGDRSTGGTKPATVETGYQIQVPLFLETGTRVKVDTRTGDYLGRVND; from the coding sequence ATGGCATCGACCGCTGACATCAAGAACGGCATCGTCCTCAACATCGACGGACAGCTCTGGAGCGTCATCGAGTTCCAGCACGTCAAGCCGGGCAAGGGTGGAGCGTTCGTCCGCACCAAGCTGAAGAACGTCACGACCGGCAAGACCGTCGACCGCACCTACAACGCCGGCGCGAAGATCGAGATCACCAACGTCGACCGCCGCGACTACCAGTACCTGTACCAGGACGGCGCCGACTTCGTCTTCATGGACACCAGCGACTACGACCAGATCACCATCCCGGGCCCGATCGTCGGCGACTCCGCCAACTTCATGCTCGAGAACCAGAACGTGACCGTCGCGCTGCACGAGGGCTCGCCGCTCTACGTGGAGCTGCCGGCCTCCGTCGTCCTGGAGATCACCTACACCGAGCCGGGCCTGCAGGGCGACCGCTCCACCGGCGGCACCAAGCCCGCGACTGTGGAGACCGGCTACCAGATCCAGGTCCCGCTGTTCCTGGAGACCGGCACCCGGGTCAAGGTCGACACCCGCACCGGCGACTACCTCGGCCGCGTCAACGACTAG
- the carB gene encoding carbamoyl-phosphate synthase large subunit has product MPKRDDIHSVLVIGSGPIVIGQACEFDYSGTQACRVLKQEGVRVILVNSNPATIMTDPDFADATYVEPITWEVIETIIAKEKPDAILPTLGGQTALNAAMQLHEHGILEKYGVELIGAKFEAIQKGEDRQIFKELVVEAGAEVARSHIAHTVEEALEFAEDLGYPLVVRPSFTMGGLGSGFAYTPEDLRRIAGDGIHQSPTSEVLLEESILGWKEYELELMRDTSDNTVVVCSIENVDPVGVHTGDSITVAPALTLTDREYQKLRDIGIDIIRAVGVDTGGCNIQFAVNPENGRIIVIEMNPRVSRSSALASKATGFPIAKIAAKLAIGYRLDEIPNDITRVTPASFEPTLDYVVVKVPRFAFEKFPAADPTLTTTMKSVGEAMAIGRSFTSALQKALRSLEKRGSSFHWGAESRTVEELLESIATPTDGRIVDVQQALRLGATPEQVFEATKIDPWFIDQIVLINEVAEQLRDAETLDTDTLRYAKDHGFSDAQIGELRGFGEADVREVRHILGVRPVYKTVDTCAGEFPALTPYHYSSYDEETEVAASDTRKVVILGSGPNRIGQGVEFDYSCVHASFALHDAGFETIMINCNPETVSTDYDTSDRLYFEPLTLEDVLEVIHAESQSGELVGVVVQLGGQTALGLAKGLEAAGVPILGTTPEAIDLAEERGLFAGILENAGLLAPRNGTAIDFPSAAHAAEQIGYPVLVRPSFVLGGRGMEIVYDTASLADYFERVAGQGIVGPAHPLLVDRFLDDAIEIDVDALYDGERLYIGGVMEHIEEAGIHSGDSSCTLPPITLGRREIDRVREATLKIAEGIGVRGLLNVQFAIGAGVLYVLEANPRASRTVPFVSKALGIPLAKAASRIMVGDTVTGLIEEGLLPVTDGSIIPMDSPVAVKEAVLPFKRFRTREGKIVDSVLGPEMRSTGEVMGIDRDFPTAFAKSQAAAYGGMPLEGTVFVSVSDRDKRAIVLPVLRLKQLGYDIVATEGTAEVLNRNGIAARIVRKFSEAPEEDSVVGLITRNEVDVVINTPSGRSARADGYEIRAAAVAGDKPLFTTIAELSAAVASLDAVREGFEVTSLQEYARQRAARA; this is encoded by the coding sequence ATGCCCAAACGCGACGACATCCACTCCGTCCTGGTCATCGGGTCCGGCCCGATCGTCATCGGCCAGGCCTGCGAGTTCGACTACTCCGGCACCCAGGCCTGCCGCGTGCTCAAGCAGGAGGGCGTTCGCGTCATCCTGGTGAACTCGAACCCGGCCACCATCATGACCGACCCCGACTTCGCCGACGCGACCTACGTCGAGCCGATCACCTGGGAGGTCATCGAGACCATCATCGCCAAGGAGAAGCCGGATGCGATCCTGCCGACCCTCGGCGGCCAGACCGCGCTCAACGCGGCCATGCAGCTGCACGAGCACGGCATCCTGGAGAAGTACGGCGTCGAGCTGATCGGCGCCAAGTTCGAGGCCATCCAGAAGGGCGAGGACCGCCAGATCTTCAAGGAGCTCGTGGTCGAGGCGGGCGCCGAGGTCGCGCGCTCGCACATCGCGCACACCGTCGAGGAGGCGCTGGAGTTCGCCGAGGACCTGGGCTATCCGCTCGTCGTCCGACCGTCCTTCACGATGGGCGGGCTCGGCTCCGGCTTCGCCTACACGCCCGAGGACCTGCGCCGGATCGCCGGCGACGGCATCCACCAGAGCCCGACCAGCGAGGTGCTCCTGGAGGAGTCCATCCTCGGCTGGAAGGAGTACGAGCTCGAGCTGATGCGCGACACCTCCGACAACACGGTGGTCGTCTGCTCCATCGAGAACGTCGACCCGGTCGGCGTGCACACCGGCGACTCGATCACCGTCGCGCCCGCGCTGACCCTGACCGACCGCGAGTACCAGAAGCTGCGCGACATCGGCATCGACATCATCCGCGCGGTGGGCGTCGACACCGGCGGCTGCAACATCCAGTTCGCGGTGAACCCGGAGAACGGCCGGATCATCGTCATCGAGATGAACCCGCGCGTGTCGCGCTCGTCGGCGCTGGCGTCGAAGGCCACCGGCTTCCCGATCGCGAAGATCGCCGCGAAGCTCGCCATCGGCTACCGGTTGGACGAGATCCCCAACGACATCACCCGGGTGACCCCGGCGAGCTTCGAGCCGACGCTCGACTACGTCGTCGTCAAGGTGCCGCGGTTCGCGTTCGAGAAGTTCCCGGCCGCCGACCCGACGCTGACCACCACCATGAAGTCGGTGGGCGAGGCGATGGCGATCGGCCGCAGCTTCACGAGCGCGCTGCAGAAGGCGCTCCGCTCGCTGGAGAAGCGCGGGTCGTCCTTCCACTGGGGCGCCGAGTCCCGCACGGTGGAGGAGCTGCTGGAGTCGATCGCGACGCCGACCGACGGCCGGATCGTGGACGTGCAGCAGGCCCTGCGCCTGGGCGCGACGCCCGAGCAGGTGTTCGAGGCCACCAAGATCGACCCCTGGTTCATCGACCAGATCGTCCTGATCAACGAGGTCGCCGAGCAGCTGCGCGACGCCGAGACGCTCGACACCGACACCCTCCGCTACGCCAAGGACCACGGCTTCTCCGACGCCCAGATCGGCGAGCTGCGCGGCTTCGGCGAGGCCGATGTCCGCGAGGTGCGGCACATCCTCGGCGTGCGCCCGGTCTACAAGACGGTCGACACCTGCGCGGGCGAGTTCCCCGCGCTCACGCCGTACCACTACTCGAGCTACGACGAGGAGACGGAGGTCGCCGCCAGCGACACCCGCAAGGTCGTCATCCTCGGCTCGGGCCCGAACCGCATCGGCCAGGGCGTCGAGTTCGACTACTCCTGCGTTCACGCCTCGTTCGCGCTGCACGACGCCGGGTTCGAGACGATCATGATCAACTGCAACCCGGAGACGGTCTCGACCGACTACGACACCTCCGACCGCCTATACTTCGAGCCGCTGACGCTGGAGGACGTGCTGGAGGTCATCCACGCCGAGTCGCAGTCCGGCGAGCTGGTCGGCGTCGTCGTGCAGCTCGGCGGCCAGACCGCCCTCGGCCTCGCCAAGGGCCTGGAGGCCGCCGGCGTCCCGATCCTCGGCACGACCCCGGAGGCCATCGACCTGGCGGAGGAGCGCGGCCTGTTCGCCGGGATCCTCGAGAACGCCGGGCTGCTCGCCCCGCGCAACGGCACCGCGATCGACTTCCCGAGCGCCGCGCACGCCGCGGAGCAGATCGGCTACCCGGTGCTCGTCCGCCCCAGCTTCGTGCTCGGCGGCCGCGGCATGGAGATCGTCTACGACACCGCGTCGCTCGCGGACTACTTCGAGCGCGTCGCCGGCCAGGGCATCGTCGGACCGGCGCACCCGCTGCTGGTCGACCGGTTCCTGGACGACGCGATCGAGATCGATGTCGACGCGCTGTACGACGGCGAGCGGCTGTACATCGGCGGCGTCATGGAGCACATCGAGGAGGCCGGCATCCACTCCGGCGACTCCAGCTGCACCCTGCCGCCGATCACGCTCGGTCGCCGCGAGATCGACCGCGTGCGCGAGGCGACGCTGAAGATCGCCGAGGGCATCGGCGTCCGCGGCCTGCTGAACGTGCAGTTCGCGATCGGCGCCGGTGTGCTCTACGTGCTGGAGGCCAACCCGCGCGCGTCGCGCACCGTCCCGTTCGTGTCCAAGGCGCTCGGCATCCCGCTCGCCAAGGCCGCGTCGCGGATCATGGTCGGCGACACCGTCACCGGCCTGATCGAGGAGGGCCTGCTGCCGGTGACCGACGGCTCGATCATCCCGATGGACTCGCCGGTCGCCGTCAAGGAGGCCGTGCTGCCGTTCAAGCGATTCCGCACCCGCGAGGGCAAGATCGTCGACTCGGTGCTCGGCCCGGAGATGCGCTCGACCGGCGAGGTCATGGGCATCGATCGCGACTTCCCGACCGCGTTCGCGAAGAGCCAGGCCGCGGCCTACGGCGGCATGCCGCTGGAGGGCACCGTGTTCGTCTCGGTCTCCGACCGCGACAAGCGCGCGATCGTCCTCCCGGTGCTGCGGCTCAAGCAGCTCGGCTATGACATCGTCGCCACCGAGGGCACGGCGGAGGTGCTCAACCGCAACGGCATCGCCGCGCGCATCGTTCGCAAGTTCAGCGAGGCGCCGGAGGAGGACTCGGTCGTCGGGCTCATCACGCGCAACGAGGTGGACGTCGTCATCAACACGCCGAGCGGCCGCTCCGCCCGCGCGGACGGCTACGAGATCCGCGCCGCGGCGGTGGCCGGCGACAAGCCGCTGTTCACCACGATCGCCGAGCTGAGCGCCGCCGTCGCGTCGCTCGACGCGGTGCGCGAGGGCTTCGAGGTGACGTCGCTGCAGGAGTACGCCCGGCAGAGGGCCGCGCGGGCGTGA
- a CDS encoding DsbA family protein, whose translation MSAQRRLRRIVAAAVLAVAVTAGVASCSLLGGNSNVPVATAKPATGTDGAANFDGGYVSAGSGAKKVDLWFDPMCPVCGAFEKSNGATLANAVTDGSITLRLHPLTFLDRASNGTGYSTRASAALVCVAVHDPERTLDYYQALFADQPEENSSGLTDKQLAKLATDHGITDISGCIDRSGPYQAWAQANTAHSQSGPITVDGKKVLDNIQGTPTVLVDGKQYTGSISDEKEFASFLAG comes from the coding sequence ATGAGCGCGCAGCGCCGGCTGCGCCGGATCGTCGCCGCGGCGGTGCTCGCGGTCGCGGTGACCGCCGGCGTCGCCTCCTGCTCGCTGCTCGGCGGAAACTCGAACGTCCCCGTCGCGACCGCGAAGCCGGCGACCGGCACCGACGGCGCGGCGAACTTCGACGGCGGCTACGTCTCGGCGGGCTCCGGCGCGAAGAAGGTCGACCTCTGGTTCGACCCGATGTGCCCGGTCTGCGGGGCGTTCGAGAAGTCGAACGGCGCGACGCTGGCGAACGCGGTCACGGACGGCTCGATCACCCTCCGGCTGCACCCGCTGACCTTCCTGGACCGCGCGTCGAACGGGACCGGCTACTCCACCCGCGCGTCGGCGGCTCTCGTCTGCGTCGCGGTGCACGACCCGGAGCGCACCCTGGACTACTACCAGGCGCTGTTCGCCGACCAGCCCGAGGAGAACTCCAGCGGCCTGACCGACAAGCAGCTCGCCAAGCTCGCGACCGACCACGGCATCACCGACATCTCCGGCTGCATCGACCGCAGCGGGCCGTACCAGGCGTGGGCGCAGGCGAACACGGCGCACTCGCAGAGCGGCCCGATCACGGTCGACGGCAAGAAGGTGCTCGACAACATCCAGGGCACGCCCACCGTGCTCGTGGACGGCAAGCAGTACACCGGCTCGATCAGCGACGAGAAGGAGTTCGCGAGCTTCCTCGCCGGGTGA
- the pyrR gene encoding bifunctional pyr operon transcriptional regulator/uracil phosphoribosyltransferase PyrR: protein MTARTVLQQADIARALTRISHEILESNRGTNDLVILGIPTRGVVLARRIAENIQRIEPDSVASPDDIVGSLDVTMYRDDLSRHPTRAPQPTSLPGSIDGRTVVLVDDVLFSGRTIRAALDALSDLGRPRAVRLAVLVDRGHRELPIRADFVGKNLPSAASERIFVRLDEVDGEESVTIDAPAAPTEGARA, encoded by the coding sequence ATGACAGCGCGCACCGTGCTGCAACAGGCTGACATCGCCCGGGCGTTGACTCGGATCTCGCACGAGATCCTGGAGTCCAACCGGGGAACGAACGACCTGGTGATCCTGGGCATCCCGACACGCGGTGTCGTGCTCGCCCGGCGGATCGCCGAGAACATCCAGCGGATCGAGCCGGACTCGGTCGCGTCGCCCGACGACATCGTCGGCTCGCTCGACGTGACGATGTACCGCGACGACCTCTCGCGGCACCCCACCCGGGCGCCGCAGCCCACCTCGCTGCCCGGATCGATCGACGGGCGCACCGTCGTGCTGGTGGACGACGTGCTCTTCTCGGGCCGCACCATCCGCGCGGCGCTCGACGCGCTCAGCGACCTCGGGCGGCCGCGCGCCGTGCGGCTCGCCGTGCTGGTCGACCGCGGGCACCGCGAGCTGCCGATCCGGGCGGACTTCGTCGGCAAGAACCTGCCGTCGGCGGCCTCCGAGCGGATCTTCGTGCGGCTGGACGAGGTCGACGGCGAGGAGTCGGTCACCATCGACGCCCCGGCCGCCCCCACGGAAGGAGCGCGCGCATGA
- a CDS encoding aspartate carbamoyltransferase catalytic subunit — protein MRHLLSTKTLSRDDAITLLDVAEDMADVQDREVKKLPTLRGKTVVNLFFEDSTRTRISFEAAAKRLSADVINFSAKGSSVSKGESLKDTAQTLAAMGADAVVVRHSASGAPQTLATSGWIDAGVLNAGDGTHEHPTQALLDAFTMRRRLHGRGSRGRDLDGVSVTIVGDILHSRVARSNVWLLQTLGAHVSLVAPPTLLPVDVSSWPASIGYDLDAAIDADPDVVMMLRIQGERMHAAYFPSEREYARRWGLDDERLGRLGADSIVMHPGPMNRGLEISAAAADSPRSTVREQVANGVSVRMAALYLLLSGDRMNTQTSQMSQMSQTSETSDGGVR, from the coding sequence ATGAGGCACCTGCTCAGCACCAAGACCCTGTCGCGCGACGACGCGATCACCCTGCTCGACGTGGCAGAGGACATGGCCGACGTGCAGGACCGGGAGGTCAAGAAGCTCCCGACCCTGCGCGGCAAGACGGTGGTCAACCTGTTCTTCGAGGACTCCACCCGCACCCGCATCTCGTTCGAGGCTGCGGCGAAGCGGCTCTCGGCGGACGTGATCAACTTCTCGGCCAAGGGCTCCAGCGTCTCCAAGGGCGAGAGCCTGAAGGACACCGCGCAGACGCTCGCGGCGATGGGCGCGGACGCGGTCGTCGTGCGGCACAGCGCCTCCGGCGCCCCGCAGACGCTCGCGACCAGCGGCTGGATCGACGCGGGCGTGCTCAACGCCGGCGACGGCACCCACGAGCACCCGACCCAGGCGCTGCTCGACGCCTTCACGATGCGGCGACGGCTGCACGGCCGCGGCTCGCGCGGCCGCGACCTCGATGGCGTGAGCGTCACGATCGTCGGCGACATCCTGCACTCCCGGGTCGCCCGCTCCAACGTGTGGCTGCTGCAGACGCTGGGCGCGCACGTGAGCCTGGTCGCGCCGCCCACGCTGCTGCCGGTGGATGTCTCGAGCTGGCCCGCGTCGATCGGCTACGACCTGGACGCGGCGATCGACGCCGACCCGGACGTCGTGATGATGCTGCGCATCCAGGGCGAGCGGATGCACGCCGCCTACTTCCCGTCCGAGCGCGAGTACGCGCGGCGCTGGGGCCTGGACGACGAACGGCTGGGGCGGCTCGGGGCGGATAGCATTGTGATGCATCCGGGACCGATGAACCGCGGCCTGGAGATCTCGGCGGCCGCCGCCGACTCCCCGCGGTCGACGGTGCGGGAGCAGGTCGCCAACGGCGTGTCCGTGCGAATGGCCGCCCTGTACCTGCTGCTGTCGGGCGACCGGATGAATACCCAGACGAGCCAGATGAGCCAGATGAGCCAGACGAGCGAGACGAGCGATGGTGGTGTGCGATGA
- the carA gene encoding glutamine-hydrolyzing carbamoyl-phosphate synthase small subunit, which yields MKARCDVAAAEPAVLVLEDGKRYVGRAYGARGRTLGEAVFATGMTGYQETLTDPSYAGQIVLMTAPHIGNTGTNDEDMESRRIWVDGFVVREPSRVVSNFRAQRSLDDDLVEQGVVGISGIDTRAVTRHIRSAGAMRAGIFSGDDFGLSDSEQLELVLSGAKMSGRNLSAEVSTVEPYTVPAVGERVGSVAVLDLGVKKSTLDNLAARGLDVHVLPQQVTAEHVLSLNPSALFFSNGPGDPQASDKHVALLQETLRAGLPYFGICFGNQLLGRALGLTTYKLPFGHRGINQPVLDKRTGRVEITAQNHGFAVKAPIDATFDSPAGFGTVEVSHFSLNDNVVEGLNCLDLDAFSVQYHPEAAAGPHDANYLFDRFLEMIHKRESGSQDDQTQEGTD from the coding sequence ATGAAAGCGAGGTGTGACGTGGCCGCAGCAGAACCTGCCGTGCTCGTCCTCGAAGACGGGAAGCGCTACGTGGGCCGGGCCTACGGCGCCCGCGGGCGGACGCTCGGCGAGGCGGTCTTCGCCACCGGCATGACCGGCTACCAGGAGACCCTGACCGACCCGTCCTACGCGGGCCAGATCGTCCTGATGACGGCGCCGCACATCGGCAACACCGGCACGAACGACGAGGACATGGAGTCCCGCCGGATCTGGGTGGACGGCTTCGTCGTCCGCGAGCCCAGCCGCGTCGTGTCCAACTTCCGCGCGCAGCGCAGCCTCGACGACGACCTCGTCGAGCAGGGCGTCGTCGGCATCAGCGGCATCGACACCCGCGCCGTCACCCGCCACATCCGCTCGGCGGGTGCGATGCGCGCCGGGATCTTCTCCGGCGACGACTTCGGGCTCAGCGACTCCGAGCAGCTGGAGCTCGTGCTCTCCGGCGCGAAGATGTCGGGCCGCAACCTGTCGGCCGAGGTCTCCACCGTCGAGCCGTACACGGTGCCGGCGGTCGGCGAGCGCGTCGGCTCCGTCGCGGTCCTCGACCTGGGCGTCAAGAAGTCCACGCTCGACAACCTCGCCGCACGCGGGCTCGACGTGCACGTCCTCCCGCAGCAGGTCACCGCCGAGCACGTGCTCAGCCTGAACCCGTCCGCGCTGTTCTTCTCGAACGGCCCGGGCGACCCCCAGGCCTCCGACAAGCACGTCGCGCTCCTCCAGGAGACGCTGCGCGCCGGGCTGCCGTACTTCGGCATCTGCTTCGGCAACCAGCTCCTCGGCCGCGCGCTCGGCCTCACCACCTACAAGCTGCCGTTCGGCCACCGCGGGATCAACCAGCCGGTGCTCGACAAGCGCACCGGCCGGGTGGAGATCACCGCCCAGAACCACGGCTTCGCGGTCAAAGCGCCGATCGACGCGACCTTCGACTCGCCGGCCGGGTTCGGCACGGTGGAGGTCAGCCACTTCAGCCTCAACGACAACGTCGTGGAGGGCCTGAACTGCCTCGACCTCGACGCGTTCAGCGTGCAGTACCACCCGGAGGCGGCCGCCGGCCCGCACGACGCCAACTACCTCTTCGACCGGTTCCTGGAGATGATTCACAAGCGTGAGTCCGGTTCGCAGGACGACCAGACCCAGGAAGGCACCGACTGA
- a CDS encoding dihydroorotase, whose protein sequence is MSESPTQRFLIRGAALADGSRTDLLLADGRIAATGADASDAGATVVDADGLIALPGLVDLHTHLREPGYEQSETVLTGTRAAAAGGFTAVFPMANTSPVADTAGVVEQVLRLGEAAGYATVQPIGAVTVGLAGERLAELGAMADSRAKVRVFSDDGKCVSDPLLMRRALEYVKAFGGVIAQHAQEPRLTEGAQMNEGALSGELGLTGWPAVAEESIIARDVLLAEHVGSRLHVCHVSTAGSVDVIRWAKARGVDVTAEVTPHHLLLTEDLASGYDARYKVNPPLRRAEDVEALRAGLADGTIDIVATDHAPHPVESKDCEWDAAAFGMVGLESALSVVQASVVDNGLLDWSDIARVLSAAPARIGRLDGHGLPLEAGAPAELFLYDPTASRAFSTGDLAGKGVNSPYLSMTLPGRVVATFHRGYATVLDGAVVEQLEVARG, encoded by the coding sequence ATGAGTGAGAGCCCGACGCAGAGGTTCCTGATCCGCGGCGCCGCCCTGGCCGACGGAAGCCGCACCGACCTCCTCCTGGCCGACGGACGGATCGCCGCCACCGGTGCCGACGCGAGCGACGCCGGCGCGACCGTGGTCGACGCGGACGGCCTGATCGCCCTCCCGGGCCTGGTCGACCTGCACACCCACCTGCGCGAGCCCGGCTACGAGCAGAGCGAGACCGTCCTGACCGGCACGCGGGCTGCGGCGGCGGGAGGCTTCACCGCGGTCTTCCCGATGGCGAACACCTCCCCGGTGGCCGACACCGCCGGTGTCGTGGAGCAGGTCCTCCGCCTCGGCGAGGCCGCGGGCTACGCCACCGTGCAGCCGATCGGCGCCGTGACCGTGGGCCTGGCGGGGGAGCGCCTGGCCGAGCTCGGTGCGATGGCCGACTCCCGCGCGAAGGTGCGGGTCTTCTCCGACGACGGCAAGTGCGTCTCCGACCCGCTGCTGATGCGCCGCGCGCTGGAGTACGTCAAGGCGTTCGGCGGCGTGATCGCGCAGCACGCGCAGGAGCCCCGGCTCACCGAGGGCGCCCAGATGAACGAGGGCGCGCTGTCCGGCGAGCTGGGCCTGACCGGCTGGCCGGCCGTCGCCGAGGAGTCGATCATCGCCCGCGACGTGCTCCTCGCCGAGCACGTCGGCTCACGGCTGCACGTCTGCCACGTCTCGACCGCCGGCTCGGTCGACGTCATCCGCTGGGCGAAGGCGCGCGGCGTCGACGTCACGGCCGAGGTCACGCCGCACCACCTGCTGCTGACCGAAGACCTCGCGTCCGGCTACGACGCGCGCTACAAGGTGAACCCGCCGCTGCGACGTGCGGAGGACGTGGAGGCGCTGCGCGCCGGCCTCGCGGACGGGACGATCGACATCGTCGCGACCGACCACGCGCCGCACCCGGTGGAGTCCAAGGACTGCGAGTGGGACGCCGCCGCGTTCGGGATGGTCGGGCTGGAGTCCGCCCTCTCGGTCGTGCAGGCATCGGTGGTCGACAACGGCCTCCTCGACTGGAGCGATATCGCGCGCGTTCTCTCGGCGGCCCCGGCCCGGATCGGCCGGCTGGACGGCCACGGCCTCCCGCTGGAGGCGGGCGCGCCCGCGGAGCTGTTCCTCTACGACCCGACCGCCTCGCGCGCGTTCTCGACCGGCGACCTCGCGGGCAAGGGCGTCAACTCGCCCTACCTGTCGATGACGCTGCCGGGCCGGGTGGTGGCGACCTTCCACCGCGGCTACGCGACCGTCCTCGACGGCGCGGTCGTCGAGCAGCTGGAGGTGGCTCGTGGATAA
- the nusB gene encoding transcription antitermination factor NusB produces the protein MSARTKARKRALDVLFSADLRQLTLPQALAVEAERAANEPTREASWLYAREIVDGVIDHQDEIDEQIETYAQGWTLARMPAVDRAILRIGVWELLFNDEVPDGVAISEAVEAATVLSTDDSAGFVNGLLAKIAQNRPQRA, from the coding sequence GTGAGCGCCAGGACCAAAGCGCGCAAGCGCGCGCTCGACGTGCTGTTCAGCGCCGACCTGCGGCAGCTGACCCTGCCGCAGGCGCTGGCCGTGGAGGCGGAGCGAGCGGCCAACGAGCCGACGCGTGAGGCCTCCTGGCTCTACGCCCGCGAGATCGTGGACGGCGTGATCGACCACCAGGACGAGATCGACGAGCAGATCGAGACGTACGCGCAGGGCTGGACACTGGCGCGCATGCCCGCCGTCGACCGCGCCATCCTGCGCATCGGCGTCTGGGAGCTGCTGTTCAACGACGAGGTGCCCGACGGCGTCGCCATCTCGGAGGCCGTGGAAGCCGCGACCGTGCTGTCGACGGACGACTCCGCCGGCTTCGTGAACGGGCTGCTGGCGAAGATCGCGCAGAACCGCCCGCAGCGCGCATGA